One Mycolicibacter sp. MU0083 DNA window includes the following coding sequences:
- a CDS encoding HAD-IC family P-type ATPase: MASALAGTATRGASAATEAVGAITAAGLQVAALPVREATRMLAGDSATATLTRRCWHGEGRAWIEVRGLTETPELGDRVLTALAAAPGVVSVRLNRPLSRAVVTLADDDEDDGGRAGLNDLCRVIAETERRHRRAGGCVPSAGADRPAALPGDGLPLMARGVMVGVNAAGLAIAVAGRVLRLPQAPITVDAAAALANHQPWLRRQLVDRIGVGPAHTVLSLISTGARIATLSPATLAVDLALQGVKAAENQAAAQAWARHEPHLARHADQAHVHLPTRPVPLPEGAVERHGRRAGHAQLFGAGLVGVLTGNLTTAATAAVVAAPKAMRTTTEAFAATLSRTLVDQHAALPLRPEGLRLLDRVDAVLIDPRLLYRGEVRHPLAAALLAEARAGGAELCTLDIAALGELRSAFDELTPVRDHASDDELDRALATALSARQEAGRTVAVLTSTGAQALCSADLGLGVLSDDPADVPPWDADLLLADLAGAWRVLHAIPAARQAAQRGISLSTGSSTLGALLMVPGVRGGRGPGPVTAGAATGLLSGYLLARSVADTAAPRPAPSYQWHAMTIEEIREILPDPGPLVAAGPHDAPPHIAWQFLRAVRAELSDPLMPVLALSSAATAMLGSPVDALMVSTVLIGNCMLAAAQQLQAENRLNRLLAQQTPPARTVEPHTGAYTEIDADRLVPGTVIEIRSNEVVPADARLIEATDLEVDESSLTGESLSVDKQTAATPGAELADRRCMLYAGTTVVAGTARAVVTAVGADTQARRAAELAAGDLPVVGLQHQLSRLMSRAFPASAAGGVMVGLLGMLRGGGLRLALGNAIAVAVAAVPEGMPLMATLAQHASAQRLTDSGALVRIPRSVEALGRVEVVCFDKTGTLSQNRLRVTRVQPVAGYSSDEVLRCAANAAPAPEGDPHTHATDQAVTEAAATLPGAGEPLWTTPDAHLPFRSGRAFSASVSGRDLMIKGAPEVVLAACRGPEPDGDATVAALAAEGLRVIAVARRRLTVAQTKLLADDPDALAGLCGSGLTLTGYLGISDTPRAEAPQLLADLAARGVGVRLITGDHPVTATAIAAELGVPVTADQVITGAEWNALSRKDQERAVARRVIFARMSPENKVQVVQTLERSGRVCAMVGDGANDAAAIRAASVGLGVVARGSDSAHLTADIVLTDGRIGALVDAIDEGQRLWRGVQLAVTGLLGGNVGEVIFGVVGAALSGTSPLNNRQLLLMNMLTDALPATAVAVSTPAGSAHRVVHGIDERALMRAVAVRGAITGAAASAAWGMARLSVLPGAPQRAATVALITLVTTELAQTLVDSRAPLVLLTAAGSFAAFAAAISLPGISQLLGCTPVGPLGWSRALGAAGAAVLGIAAAPYVLPAARSAPPEPDAEPGPMATVRMLRPTDSPESSPAAIGGLA, translated from the coding sequence GTGGCATCGGCCCTCGCCGGCACGGCCACCCGCGGGGCGTCCGCCGCCACCGAAGCGGTGGGAGCCATCACCGCGGCCGGACTGCAGGTCGCCGCACTGCCCGTTCGCGAAGCCACTCGAATGCTCGCGGGGGACTCCGCCACCGCGACGCTGACCCGCCGGTGCTGGCACGGCGAGGGCCGCGCCTGGATCGAGGTGCGCGGGCTGACCGAAACCCCCGAACTCGGCGATCGGGTGCTCACCGCGCTCGCCGCCGCGCCGGGCGTGGTGTCGGTGCGACTGAACCGCCCGCTGTCGCGCGCGGTGGTGACCCTGGCCGACGACGACGAAGACGACGGCGGGCGGGCCGGCCTGAACGATCTCTGCCGGGTGATCGCCGAGACCGAACGACGGCACCGGAGGGCCGGGGGCTGCGTGCCATCGGCCGGTGCGGACCGGCCCGCCGCCCTGCCCGGCGACGGTCTGCCGCTGATGGCCCGGGGCGTCATGGTCGGGGTCAACGCCGCCGGGCTGGCCATTGCGGTCGCCGGGCGCGTGCTGCGGCTACCGCAGGCGCCGATCACCGTCGACGCCGCCGCCGCGCTGGCGAACCACCAGCCGTGGCTGCGCCGGCAACTCGTCGACCGGATCGGCGTCGGCCCGGCCCACACGGTGCTTTCGCTGATCTCCACCGGGGCCCGCATCGCCACCCTGTCACCGGCCACGCTGGCCGTGGATCTGGCGTTGCAGGGCGTCAAAGCCGCCGAGAACCAGGCTGCGGCCCAAGCCTGGGCCCGCCACGAGCCGCACCTGGCCCGGCACGCCGACCAGGCGCACGTGCACCTGCCGACCAGGCCGGTGCCGCTGCCGGAGGGCGCCGTCGAACGGCACGGCCGGCGGGCGGGCCACGCGCAACTGTTCGGCGCCGGACTGGTGGGCGTGCTCACCGGCAACCTCACCACCGCCGCGACCGCGGCCGTGGTGGCCGCCCCGAAAGCCATGCGCACCACCACCGAAGCGTTCGCCGCCACCTTGAGCCGCACCCTGGTCGACCAGCATGCCGCGCTCCCGCTGCGCCCCGAGGGGCTGCGCCTGCTCGACCGCGTCGACGCCGTCCTCATCGACCCCCGTCTGCTGTACCGCGGCGAGGTACGCCACCCGCTGGCCGCGGCGTTACTGGCCGAGGCCCGGGCCGGCGGTGCCGAACTGTGCACCCTCGACATCGCGGCGCTCGGGGAACTGCGGTCGGCCTTCGACGAACTGACTCCCGTCCGCGACCACGCCTCAGACGATGAACTCGACCGGGCGCTGGCCACCGCATTGAGCGCCCGGCAGGAAGCCGGCCGAACCGTCGCCGTGCTGACCTCGACCGGGGCTCAGGCGCTGTGCAGCGCCGATCTGGGCCTGGGCGTGCTCTCCGACGACCCGGCCGACGTCCCGCCCTGGGATGCCGACCTGCTGCTGGCCGACCTGGCCGGTGCCTGGCGGGTGCTGCACGCGATCCCCGCGGCGCGGCAGGCCGCCCAGCGCGGCATCTCGTTGTCCACCGGATCCTCGACCCTGGGTGCGCTGCTGATGGTTCCCGGCGTGCGGGGCGGGCGCGGCCCGGGGCCGGTCACCGCCGGGGCCGCCACCGGGCTGCTGTCGGGGTACCTGCTGGCCCGCAGCGTCGCCGACACCGCCGCGCCCCGGCCCGCACCGTCCTACCAGTGGCACGCGATGACGATCGAGGAGATCCGCGAGATCCTGCCGGACCCCGGCCCACTGGTCGCCGCCGGGCCGCACGACGCCCCGCCGCACATCGCCTGGCAGTTCCTCCGTGCGGTGCGCGCCGAACTGTCGGATCCGCTGATGCCGGTGCTGGCGCTGAGCTCCGCGGCCACCGCCATGCTGGGATCACCGGTGGACGCGCTGATGGTCAGCACCGTGCTGATCGGCAACTGCATGCTCGCCGCCGCCCAGCAACTGCAGGCCGAGAACCGGCTGAACCGGCTGCTGGCCCAACAGACTCCGCCCGCCCGCACCGTCGAACCCCACACCGGCGCCTACACCGAGATCGACGCCGACCGGTTGGTGCCCGGCACTGTCATCGAGATCCGCAGCAACGAGGTCGTGCCCGCCGATGCGCGGCTGATCGAGGCCACCGACCTCGAGGTCGACGAATCCTCGCTCACCGGTGAATCCCTGTCGGTGGACAAGCAGACCGCGGCCACACCCGGCGCCGAACTCGCCGACCGCCGCTGCATGCTCTACGCCGGTACGACGGTGGTCGCCGGCACCGCGCGGGCCGTGGTCACCGCGGTCGGCGCCGACACCCAGGCCCGTCGCGCCGCCGAACTGGCCGCCGGGGACCTGCCCGTCGTCGGGTTGCAGCATCAGCTGAGCCGGCTGATGAGCCGGGCCTTCCCGGCCAGCGCCGCCGGCGGCGTCATGGTGGGTCTGCTCGGGATGCTGCGCGGCGGCGGTCTGCGCCTGGCCCTGGGGAACGCCATCGCGGTCGCGGTCGCGGCGGTGCCCGAAGGGATGCCGCTGATGGCGACGCTGGCCCAGCACGCCTCGGCGCAACGCCTGACCGATTCCGGTGCACTGGTGCGTATTCCGCGCTCGGTCGAAGCCCTCGGCCGGGTCGAGGTGGTCTGCTTCGACAAGACCGGCACGCTCAGCCAGAACCGGCTCCGGGTCACCCGGGTGCAGCCGGTGGCCGGCTATTCGTCCGACGAGGTGCTGCGGTGCGCGGCCAACGCCGCACCGGCGCCGGAGGGCGACCCGCACACGCACGCCACCGACCAGGCCGTCACCGAGGCCGCCGCGACGCTCCCCGGCGCCGGCGAGCCGTTGTGGACCACCCCGGACGCCCACCTGCCGTTCCGCTCCGGCCGGGCGTTCTCCGCGTCGGTGTCGGGCCGGGACCTGATGATCAAGGGCGCCCCCGAAGTGGTGCTGGCCGCCTGCCGGGGACCCGAACCCGACGGCGACGCAACGGTGGCCGCCCTGGCAGCCGAAGGACTGCGGGTGATCGCGGTGGCCCGGCGCCGGCTCACCGTCGCGCAGACGAAGCTCCTCGCCGACGACCCGGATGCGCTGGCCGGACTGTGCGGCAGCGGGCTGACACTGACCGGCTACCTCGGCATCTCCGACACCCCCCGCGCCGAAGCGCCGCAACTGCTCGCCGACCTGGCCGCCCGCGGGGTGGGCGTCCGGTTGATCACCGGCGATCACCCCGTCACCGCCACCGCCATCGCCGCCGAACTCGGCGTCCCGGTCACCGCCGATCAGGTCATCACCGGCGCGGAGTGGAATGCCCTGTCGCGCAAGGATCAGGAGCGGGCGGTGGCCCGGCGGGTGATCTTCGCCCGGATGTCACCGGAGAACAAGGTGCAGGTGGTGCAGACCCTCGAACGCAGCGGCCGGGTCTGCGCGATGGTCGGCGACGGCGCCAACGACGCGGCCGCCATCCGCGCCGCCAGCGTCGGACTCGGCGTGGTGGCCCGCGGTAGCGACTCGGCGCACCTGACCGCCGACATCGTGCTGACCGACGGGCGCATCGGGGCCCTGGTCGACGCCATCGACGAGGGCCAGCGCCTGTGGCGCGGGGTGCAGCTCGCGGTGACCGGTCTGCTCGGCGGCAACGTCGGCGAGGTCATCTTCGGCGTCGTCGGCGCCGCGCTGTCGGGGACCTCGCCGCTGAACAACCGGCAACTGCTGCTGATGAACATGCTCACCGACGCGTTGCCGGCCACCGCGGTCGCGGTCAGCACGCCCGCTGGTTCCGCGCACCGCGTGGTGCACGGCATCGACGAACGCGCGCTGATGCGGGCCGTCGCGGTCCGCGGCGCGATCACCGGCGCGGCGGCCAGCGCCGCGTGGGGCATGGCTCGCCTTTCGGTGCTACCGGGCGCCCCACAACGGGCCGCCACGGTCGCACTGATCACGCTGGTCACCACCGAACTCGCCCAGACCCTGGTCGACTCGCGCGCACCACTGGTGCTGCTCACCGCGGCCGGTTCGTTCGCGGCGTTCGCCGCGGCGATCAGCCTGCCCGGCATCAGCCAACTGCTGGGGTGCACCCCGGTGGGGCCGCTGGGCTGGTCGCGGGCGCTGGGAGCCGCGGGCGCCGCCGTGCTGGGAATCGCCGCGGCCCCGTACGTTCTGCCCGCCGCACGGAGCGCCCCGCCGGAACCCGACGCCGAGCCGGGGCCGATGGCCACGGTGCGGATGCTGCGCCCGACGGATTCCCCGGAATCGTCGCCGGCCGCCATCGGAGGGCTAGCGTGA
- a CDS encoding nuclear transport factor 2 family protein translates to MHPFRQAVEARDSAAIEALLADDVVFTSPVAFKPYPGKPVTAAILRAVMRVFEDFRYVREIGDESGRDHALLFEATVDGKRLSGCDFLHFDDDGKIDDFVVMVRPLSAATALAEAMGKQFEQITREAAADSGSG, encoded by the coding sequence ATGCACCCCTTCCGGCAGGCCGTAGAAGCCCGCGACAGCGCAGCCATCGAGGCATTGCTCGCCGACGACGTCGTGTTCACCAGCCCGGTGGCGTTCAAGCCCTACCCGGGCAAGCCGGTGACCGCGGCGATCCTGCGCGCGGTGATGCGCGTCTTCGAAGACTTCCGCTACGTCCGCGAGATCGGCGATGAGTCCGGGCGTGACCATGCGTTGCTCTTCGAGGCCACCGTGGACGGCAAACGTCTCAGCGGCTGCGACTTCCTGCATTTCGACGACGACGGCAAAATCGACGACTTCGTGGTGATGGTCCGGCCGCTGTCGGCGGCCACCGCACTGGCCGAGGCGATGGGCAAACAATTCGAGCAGATCACCCGTGAGGCCGCCGCCGACAGCGGGTCGGGCTAG